The following coding sequences lie in one Dromaius novaehollandiae isolate bDroNov1 unplaced genomic scaffold, bDroNov1.hap1 HAP1_SCAFFOLD_56, whole genome shotgun sequence genomic window:
- the LOC135325747 gene encoding olfactory receptor 14A16-like, producing MSNSSSLTEFLLLGFADTRELQLLHFSLFLGIYLAALLGNGLIITAVACDHRLHTPMYFFLLDLSILDLGSTTVIAPKSMANSLWDTRAISYSGCAAQIFSFVFFVSAEYCLLTIMAYDHYVAICRPLHYGTLMDSRACVQMAAAAWASGFLYGLLHTGSTFTIPLCQGNVVQQFFCEIPQILKLSCSDSYLREVGLLVVSACLGFGCFIFIVLSYVQIFTVVLRIPSEQGRHKAFSMCLPHLAVVSLFVSTGTFAYLKPPSISSPALDLVVAVLYSMVPPTVNPLIYSMRNKDLRDALKKLIELMQTQQQ from the coding sequence atgtccaacagcagctccctcaccgaattcctcctcctggggtttgcagacacacgggagctgcagctcttgcacttctcactcttcctgggcatctacctggctgccctcttgggcaatggcctcatcatcacagctgtagcctgcgatcaccgcctccacacccccatgtacttcttcctcctcgacctctccatccttgacctGGGCTCCACCACTGTCATTgcccccaaatccatggccaattccctgtgggacaccagggccatttcctactcgggatgtgctgcccagatattttcatttgtctttttcgTTTCAGCTGAGTATTGTCTTCTCACTATCATGGCCTATGACcactatgttgccatctgcagacccctgcactatgggaccctcatggacagcagagcttgtgtccaaatggcagcagctgcctgggccagtgggtttctctatggtctcctgcacactgggagcaCCTTtacaataccactctgccaaggcaatgttgtgcagcagttcttctgtgaaatcccccagatcctcaagctctcctgctcagactcctacctcagggaagttgggcttcttgtggttagtgcctgtttaggctttgggtgtttcattttcattgtgctgtcctacgtgcagatcttcacagttgtgctgagaatcccctctgagcagggccggcacaaagccttttccatgtgcctcccgcacctggccgtggtctccctgtttgtcagcactggcacatttgcctacctgaagcccccctccatctcctccccagctctggatctggtggtggctgttctgtactcgatggtgcctccaacagtgaaccccctcatctacagcatgaggaacaaggaccTCAGggatgcactgaagaaactgattgaGTTGATGCAAactcagcagcaataa